One Solirubrobacter pauli DNA segment encodes these proteins:
- a CDS encoding FAD-dependent oxidoreductase: MPTTVLIAGGGPAAIEAALALDRLAAGRVAMTLLAPEADLTYRPLSVLSPFAAGGATTYPLDKIAADVGFTHVRGRLAAVDPDAHVVTTVAGERLAYDVLLIASGARPVEPFPAATAFTGSLTDQERLHGIVQDIEEGYLRKIAFVVPPGSTWPLPLYELALMLAERAFQMGANAEIHLVTPEQAPLEIFGEDASAELSFLLAEAGIMVHSGVDAVIEAPGRLRAGDTTIEVERIVSAPRLAGPKLAGLPQDPDGFLPTDPLARVIGAPDVYAAGDVTDYPVKQGGIACQQADAAASDIAARAGAPVTPEPFTPVLRGMLLTERWARYMRSGEVAGRALWWPPAKIAGRELAGYLEGLDAAAGRPAGTPVNVALGTGTAGVEVLSLH, from the coding sequence CCGCGATCGAAGCCGCGCTCGCCCTCGATCGCCTTGCCGCAGGCCGCGTCGCCATGACGCTGCTCGCGCCCGAAGCCGACTTGACGTACCGGCCGCTGAGCGTGCTGTCGCCGTTCGCGGCTGGTGGGGCGACCACGTACCCGCTCGACAAGATCGCCGCCGACGTCGGCTTCACGCACGTCCGCGGCCGGCTCGCGGCCGTCGATCCCGACGCGCACGTGGTCACCACCGTGGCCGGCGAGCGGCTCGCCTACGACGTGCTGTTGATCGCGTCGGGCGCGCGCCCGGTCGAGCCGTTCCCCGCGGCCACGGCGTTCACCGGCTCGCTGACCGACCAGGAGCGCCTGCACGGGATCGTCCAGGACATCGAGGAGGGCTACCTGCGCAAGATCGCCTTCGTCGTCCCGCCCGGGAGCACGTGGCCGCTGCCGCTGTACGAGCTGGCGCTGATGCTGGCCGAGCGCGCGTTCCAGATGGGCGCGAACGCCGAGATCCACCTCGTCACGCCCGAGCAGGCCCCGCTGGAGATCTTCGGCGAGGACGCGTCGGCCGAGCTGTCCTTCCTGCTCGCCGAGGCGGGGATCATGGTGCACTCGGGCGTCGATGCGGTGATCGAGGCGCCCGGGCGCCTGCGCGCCGGTGACACGACGATCGAGGTCGAGCGGATCGTGTCCGCGCCGCGCCTGGCCGGCCCGAAGCTCGCCGGCCTCCCGCAGGACCCCGACGGCTTCCTCCCCACGGACCCGCTGGCACGCGTGATCGGCGCCCCCGACGTGTACGCCGCCGGCGACGTCACCGACTACCCGGTCAAGCAGGGCGGGATCGCCTGCCAGCAGGCCGACGCCGCGGCGTCGGACATCGCGGCGCGCGCCGGCGCGCCCGTCACCCCCGAGCCGTTCACGCCCGTCCTGCGCGGGATGCTCCTGACCGAGCGCTGGGCGCGCTACATGCGCAGCGGCGAGGTCGCCGGCCGCGCGCTGTGGTGGCCGCCGGCCAAGATCGCCGGCCGCGAGCTCGCCGGCTACCTCGAAGGCCTCGACGCCGCCGCGGGCCGCCCGGCCGGCACCCCCGTCAACGTCGCCCTGGGCACCGGCACCGCCGGCGTCGAGGTCCTGAGCCTGCACTGA
- a CDS encoding TetR/AcrR family transcriptional regulator has product MTIPAWAELSSDEKVARTLAAADALFARDGLDVAMPVLAAAVGAGVGSIYRQVGAKEDVVAALVIARAQRLVERFTAALEEDDAWGALERATFVTAEEGATDFLSQSAWDDAAARRADVAAARAAATDALRALVERARPVLREDASHEDLRLVFKSTREAGALDPSGARRLAELVLRGMRA; this is encoded by the coding sequence ATGACCATTCCGGCGTGGGCCGAGTTGAGCAGCGACGAGAAGGTGGCGCGCACGCTCGCCGCCGCCGACGCCCTGTTCGCCCGTGACGGCCTCGACGTCGCGATGCCCGTCCTGGCTGCCGCGGTCGGCGCCGGCGTGGGCAGCATCTACCGCCAGGTCGGCGCGAAGGAGGACGTCGTCGCGGCGCTCGTGATCGCTCGTGCGCAGCGGCTGGTGGAGCGGTTCACCGCGGCGCTCGAGGAGGACGACGCCTGGGGCGCGCTCGAGCGCGCGACGTTCGTCACCGCGGAGGAGGGCGCGACGGACTTCCTGTCGCAGTCGGCGTGGGACGACGCGGCGGCCCGCCGGGCGGACGTGGCGGCGGCGCGTGCGGCGGCGACGGACGCGCTGCGCGCCCTGGTCGAGCGGGCGCGGCCGGTGCTGCGCGAGGACGCCTCGCACGAGGACCTGCGGCTCGTCTTCAAGTCCACGCGCGAGGCGGGCGCGCTCGATCCGTCGGGCGCGCGGCGGCTGGCCGAGCTGGTGCTGCGCGGCATGCGGGCGTGA
- a CDS encoding universal stress protein: MAVQLAIAYDGSPSAANAVRVTGALFPATPTTIVTVPAPLPPAVRDPSRWLVNFPSGSLERVETQLEAELVEAAGEIAAEGVAQAQAGGLEAEPVVTRPHAPPWEVLLAAARRVGAEALVCGARGRGELARAVLGSTSISLLHHADLPLIVVPDDVDVSPGGLASMEPLAQGAPAFAAPGYRPDGRILIAYDGSAAADRAIDTAGRLLPGREATIVHVWESQYRRSRAVSAIARGEVGEVVSALDQALADEADETTAAGVRRAQAAGLDATGEAVEADRGVWRTVRALATDRGASLIVTGARGIGGARSALLGSVSSGLVHNADTPVLVVHAP, translated from the coding sequence ATGGCCGTCCAGCTCGCCATCGCCTACGACGGGTCGCCCAGCGCGGCCAACGCGGTCCGCGTCACGGGCGCGCTCTTCCCCGCGACTCCCACGACGATCGTCACCGTGCCCGCCCCGCTGCCGCCGGCGGTCCGCGATCCCTCCCGCTGGTTGGTGAACTTCCCGTCCGGCAGCCTCGAGCGCGTCGAGACGCAGCTGGAGGCCGAGCTCGTCGAAGCGGCGGGCGAGATCGCGGCCGAGGGTGTCGCCCAGGCGCAGGCGGGCGGCCTGGAGGCCGAGCCGGTCGTCACGCGGCCGCACGCGCCCCCGTGGGAGGTCCTGCTCGCGGCCGCGCGCCGGGTCGGTGCCGAGGCGCTCGTGTGCGGCGCCCGCGGACGCGGCGAGCTCGCCCGCGCGGTCCTCGGCTCGACCTCGATCAGCCTGCTCCACCACGCGGACCTGCCGTTGATCGTCGTCCCGGACGACGTCGATGTCTCGCCCGGCGGGCTCGCATCGATGGAACCCCTCGCCCAGGGGGCTCCGGCTTTCGCCGCCCCCGGGTACCGGCCCGACGGCCGAATCCTGATCGCCTACGACGGCTCTGCGGCCGCCGACCGCGCGATCGACACCGCCGGCCGGCTGCTGCCCGGCCGGGAAGCCACCATCGTCCACGTGTGGGAGTCCCAGTACCGGCGCAGCCGCGCGGTGTCGGCGATCGCGCGCGGCGAGGTGGGAGAGGTCGTCTCGGCCCTCGACCAGGCGCTGGCCGACGAAGCCGACGAGACGACCGCCGCGGGTGTGCGGCGGGCGCAGGCGGCCGGGCTCGACGCCACGGGCGAGGCCGTCGAGGCGGACCGGGGGGTGTGGCGCACGGTGCGCGCGCTCGCGACCGATCGCGGCGCCTCCCTGATCGTCACCGGCGCCCGCGGGATCGGTGGCGCGCGGTCGGCGCTGCTCGGCTCGGTGTCGTCCGGGCTGGTGCACAACGCCGACACCCCTGTGCTCGTCGTCCACGCACCCTGA
- the ilvD gene encoding dihydroxy-acid dehydratase, producing MPALRSRTVTHGRNMAGARALLRAAGVEKDDLGRKPIIAVANSYTQFVPGHTHLKPVGEIVAEAIIEAGGIPREFNTIAVDDGIAMGHGGMLYSLPSRDLIADSVEYMVNAHCADALICISNCDKITPGMLNAALRLNLPTVFVSGGPMEGGTAVLVDGTVRTRVNLITAIADAVADQVSDEDIAIIEESACPTCGSCSGMFTANSMNCLTEALGLALPGNGSVLATHTARADLYRAAGRAVVDITHRYYDGDDASVLPRNVATREAFENAMTLDVAMGGSTNTVLHLLAAAQEAELEFTMQDIDEISRRVPCLSKLAPNGTYLMEDCHRAGGIPAILGELHRAGLLHTDVHTVHSTFERWLAEWDIRGGTATAEAIELFHAAPGCKRSAQAFSQSERWESLDTDAANGCIRDVEHAHSKDGGLAILYGNIALDGCVVKTAGVDESILTFSGPARVVESQDAAVELILRGGVREGDVIVIRYEGPKGGPGMQEMLYPTSYLKGRGLGKACALITDGRFSGGTSGLSIGHVSPEAAAGGAIALVEEGDRIDIDIPNRTISLAVTDAELDARREALEAGTGYSPVGRDRVVSPALRAYAAMATSADRGAIRDVSLIEERAAAVSR from the coding sequence ATGCCCGCGCTTCGATCCCGAACCGTCACCCACGGCCGCAACATGGCCGGTGCCCGCGCGCTCCTCCGTGCCGCGGGCGTCGAGAAGGACGACCTCGGACGCAAGCCGATCATCGCGGTAGCCAACAGCTACACGCAGTTCGTGCCCGGGCACACGCACCTCAAGCCGGTCGGCGAGATCGTGGCCGAGGCGATCATCGAGGCGGGCGGCATCCCGCGCGAGTTCAACACGATCGCCGTCGACGACGGGATCGCGATGGGCCACGGCGGCATGCTCTACTCGCTGCCGTCGCGCGACCTGATCGCCGACAGCGTCGAGTACATGGTCAACGCGCACTGCGCCGACGCGCTGATCTGCATCTCCAACTGCGACAAGATCACGCCGGGGATGCTCAACGCGGCGCTGCGCCTGAACCTCCCGACGGTGTTCGTGTCCGGCGGCCCGATGGAGGGCGGCACGGCCGTCCTCGTCGACGGCACGGTGCGCACGCGCGTGAACCTCATCACCGCGATCGCGGACGCGGTCGCCGACCAGGTCAGCGACGAGGACATCGCGATCATCGAGGAGTCCGCCTGCCCGACCTGCGGGTCGTGCTCGGGGATGTTCACCGCCAACTCGATGAACTGCCTGACGGAGGCGCTGGGCCTCGCGCTGCCCGGCAACGGCTCCGTGCTGGCCACGCACACCGCCCGCGCCGACCTCTACCGCGCCGCCGGCCGCGCGGTCGTCGACATCACCCACCGCTACTACGACGGCGACGACGCCTCCGTGCTCCCGCGCAACGTCGCCACGCGCGAAGCGTTCGAGAACGCCATGACGCTCGACGTCGCCATGGGTGGCTCGACCAACACCGTGCTGCACCTGCTCGCGGCGGCCCAGGAGGCCGAGCTCGAGTTCACGATGCAGGACATCGACGAGATCTCCCGCCGCGTGCCGTGCCTGAGCAAGCTCGCGCCGAACGGGACGTACCTGATGGAGGACTGCCACCGCGCCGGCGGCATCCCGGCCATCCTCGGCGAGCTGCACCGCGCGGGGCTGCTGCACACCGACGTCCACACGGTCCACTCGACGTTCGAGCGCTGGCTGGCCGAGTGGGACATCCGCGGCGGGACGGCGACCGCCGAGGCGATCGAGCTGTTCCACGCCGCGCCGGGCTGCAAGCGCAGCGCGCAGGCGTTCTCGCAGTCCGAGCGCTGGGAGTCGCTGGACACCGACGCCGCGAACGGGTGCATCCGCGACGTCGAGCACGCGCACTCCAAGGACGGTGGGCTCGCGATCCTCTACGGCAACATCGCGCTCGACGGCTGCGTCGTGAAGACCGCCGGCGTCGACGAGTCGATCCTGACGTTCTCCGGCCCCGCGCGGGTCGTCGAGTCCCAGGACGCGGCGGTCGAGCTGATCCTCCGCGGCGGCGTGCGCGAGGGCGACGTGATCGTCATCCGCTACGAGGGGCCGAAGGGCGGACCGGGCATGCAGGAGATGCTCTACCCGACGTCCTACCTGAAGGGCCGCGGGCTCGGCAAGGCCTGCGCGCTGATCACCGACGGCCGGTTCAGCGGCGGGACGAGCGGGCTCTCGATCGGGCACGTCTCCCCCGAGGCGGCGGCCGGCGGCGCGATCGCCCTCGTCGAGGAGGGCGACCGGATCGACATCGACATCCCGAACCGCACGATCTCGCTCGCGGTGACCGACGCCGAGCTCGACGCGCGCCGCGAAGCGCTGGAGGCGGGGACCGGCTACTCGCCGGTCGGCCGCGACCGCGTGGTGTCCCCCGCCCTGCGGGCGTACGCGGCCATGGCGACGTCCGCCGACCGCGGCGCCATCCGCGACGTGTCGCTGATCGAGGAGCGCGCGGCCGCGGTCTCGAGGTAG